The Desulfonatronovibrio magnus region AATTCTGCAAGGTCCATGCGGCCCATGGGGTCGGCCTTGATCAGACGCAGTTCCATACCCTGAACGTCGGCCAGCTTCTTGATGGAATAATGGGCCTCCTCTGAGACGTAAACGACGGGCGGCAGATCGGACTGAGCCTGCAAAACCTTCTTGCCGAAATACATGCCGTGGCTGTTGCCGTCGGTCCCGCTGGCGGTGACAAAACCCCAATAGTCCTTGTCGAACCCGAACCGGGGGGCAAAGTAGTCGATGACATCCCTTTCAAAGGGATGGCTGTTCAAGAGCAGGGAGCTGGGCTTGTAAGGATCGCCCACATTGTTCATGGCAGCCTCGTAGAGCCCGCTTTGCTTGTACCACTCGTAAAACCCGGCCAGTTCCGTATCCTGATTGATGGGATAGCCGATGAAATGCGGTCGGCTTTGCAGTGCAACTTAAAGAACCTGTCCCTTATGTTGCGGTCCCATAATTCTTTGATTCAACAGGGCAAGCGATCCAGCATGACCTTCATCCCACGCAGCATAAAAATCTTTCCCCGCATTAAGCGACTCCCATCCGCGGAGATCTGCGAGATCAGCGGTAAAATTCTTCTAGCTTGATTCTTCAAGCATCAAGGCAAAGATAAAGAGTTTTTGCCGCTGATGGCGCTGATCTACGCTGATAAGAGAGGTATAGATATTAATTCTGGTTCCTGGACACTAATGAGTGGATTTGAACAAAATCCACGGCTAACGTGGAAGAGCCCAACTTCTATGGTCTGGTTGAAGTAGTCAAGGGCGTGGGTGTGGTAGAAGTGGGTGCTCATAAGGACGGGGGGTATTAGTCATAAACATTTTTACGGTGGCCTATGCGCACAACCCTGACCATGACCGCACCATCCTGAATTTCACAGATAACCCTGTATGGTCCAACACGATATTTCCAGAATCCTGACAGGTTTTTGCGAAGAGGATCACCAAAACGGCGTGGATCTTCATGTGTGACAATCCGGTTCCTCAGGTAAGCAAGGATACCCCTCTGGGCCTGTCGGTCCAGCCTGCGCAGTTCTTTTCTGGCCCGATCGTCAAATTCAACCTTCCAGATCAACTTCCTGCTCCAGCTCTTCCAGGGACCAGGTCCTTTCAGGCGAGTTCTCTAACCTGTGTACCGCAAGGTAATAGTCTTCCAGATCTTCCAGGTGCTCAATGATTGCTTCACGGGCATAATAAGTCTTTGTTCTTCCCGTTTTTTCAGCCAGATCAACGAGTCTTTTTTCAATGTCTCCAGGCAGTCTGATAGCTAACATTTCTTTTCTCCTGACATACAAATATAGCAAATTCGTGAAGGTCGTCAATCATGTAAAAACACTTCAGTTTGCAAAATAAAAATAGTCAAGGATGTTAAATTTCGTGTGTACTCATCACACCTCCCGCAACACCTCTTCCAGAAAGCGCTGGATCTCTTCCTTCCCGGGCAATTCAAGCTGATACATAGAGACAAACAGATGATTGTCCATGCCTGCCAGTGCGTATTCTACCAGGGTATGATCCTTTTGGGTGCAGAGTAAAATGCCGACTGGCGGATTGTCGCCCCCAGACATCATGTTCTTTTTGTACCAGCTGACATAGGTATTAAGCTGGCCCAGGGTGACAAGTATTGAGCATCCTCAGATGTGATTCTCCCCGTGAATCAGTACAATTACTGCTCATGAAACTGCAGTCATCTATCCATCCATTTCCTGGCCGAGCTTTTCCGCCACCATGGCAGCCAGGGCCTCAGCCTCATGATCCGGAATTTCCGGGGGCAGCCTCGCTTCTTTCATTTCCCTGATCTTTTCATTTATCCCGGGCACTGAGAGAAATACCTTCAGAAATTCATGCCACTTGATTTTACGGTGGAACAGAAACAAACTGTAATCCTGATAATAGGCAACTGCCTGCTCCTGACTGTACATGGAGCAATGGGTCACTCGATCACCCATAAGGTACCTGTATTCAAGAAATACAGCAGGCACATGAGCATTGGACTCAAGGGCTTTGACCGCGGCCAGGGATGCCTTGTAAAGCTCATTCTGTTCAAGGTACAGCCAGACCAGACCCCAGGCGCCATCAGGCCAGTCACTGGCTATTTTGTATCTTTCTTCGGCCTGTTTAAAATCTCCCAGCTCATGATAAACCCGGCCCATGAGATAGCGGATCCCAATATGATCATCAGGATCAATCTTTAACAATTCAAGGTAACATTCCAGGGCCTTGTTTCGTTCCTGCAATTTTTCCAGAACCAGCCCCAGGCCATGCAAAGCTCTCATAAAAGGTCTGGTATCAATATCAAGCCAGGCATCTCCCGGTTCAATCTCTCCAAGCTGCTGCCTGCCCTGCTTAACAGCCGATGTATATGACTTCCTGGCCTGGGCATAGCGGCCAATCCTTGTCAGAAAGTTCCCAATATGCACATGGGCATCCACATGTCCGGGATGAATTTCCAGGGCGCGTCTGTATAACTGCAATGCCTTTTTAGCCTGGCCTGACCAGTTATATTCCATGCCTTCATCAAAGACTTCATCAGCTTTAAACCACTCTTTTTCAGTAAATACTTTTTGGGACTGTCTGCGGATTGAAGCTGAAAAAGTATTTTCAAAATCATCCACTTCCTGTCTGGTCTGCTGGTCAAGCATGGCCAGGTAATCTTTTTTTTCACCGGGAAAGCGCAGTTCCTGCCCGGCCTGATAAAACACCTCGGCTCTGCTCATGGGATTCCTGCCCACGGGCAGATCATTATGAAAAAGCTTCAGCAAGGACATCATGTACCGGTTCAGGTCAGCCAGCTCCACAGGCCATTCTGTGCTTGGAGCCATCCACAGGCCGTCATCTTCATAATTGTTTTCATATCTGGTTAATTCCCCGAGAACGGAACTGCCTTTTCTGAATCCCGGCTCAGGAGACTCAACCCCGATACCCTGGCCCTGCAGAAAATTCACCAGCTGCGCATTCTGCCTGGGCCGGGGCACAATTAGCGTATCCGGCATGCCGGACAGGATGTTCTTTTCCGGCCCTTTGTCTGCAAAGGCCCGGTACAGATAAGGGTACAGGCTGCAGGTATAGCTGTCCGGCAGGTATTCCAGATAAAGACAGCCTGAGTTGTCATCCATCAGCAGACAGCGGTTAAGATATATCCTCTTTCCAGACTTCTTATCCGCGGCAGAAGGCTTCATTTTTCCGGAAACATATTTAAGTTTGTGCCTGGTGGTCAGATACAGATGGGGAGAGGAGGAAAGAAAAAGATGGTATTTCAGCATAACTCAGCTCTCTTATGGTTTGCAGCTTTACTGATGCCCTGCAGGAAACTCCGGCAGTAGAGATTGGTCAACACGTTTAAGGGTTGTTACGCCCCAGTGAAACGAAAGAAGGTTTCACGGGGTGAACTTTGACTTTGAACTATTTTGTTCCCTGGACCTGGAATTTTTAAACAGCCTGCCTGGTAAGGACTTTTTCAAAACGCTGCTAAAGCTTCAAGTTTTGCCCTGGTCTCAGGCGATAAATTCGCAACATGCTCATCCTTGAGTATCTGGTGAAACTGAAGATGTATCAGCTTCATCAAAAGGTTTGACCGCTTGAAATCATTGAAACAATCACCAATGATCCGGTCTGACTTTTCAATATGCCGGTAAAGGGCGCGGTATCTATCATACTCTGAACCCTTGCCCTCTCTGAGGATATCCATGGATTCATGGTTGATGCGTGTGCACAGGGAAGCAAGCAAATCATTTTTAATTTTAAGTATATACTTCCAGTCTCTTTCAGGTGGAGAAAATGTCATACCTTAACTCCTTTTTCTGTTTTTATATACAAGCATACTCCTTTCCTGCTCAAGGAATTCACAAGGAGTAACAATTGGGATTTTTTTGACTGCCCGGCAGCAGCATGTAGTGGTCGCCGGCAATAATTGACTCTGCATTTCCCGGCTCAATTAAAACAAGGATCATCAGGTCATCAGGATTCCGGCAACTTTGCGGATCAACACAGGGTCAAGCTTCATAAAAACAGTCTCCTTGCTACCCAAAAAAACACACTGTCAATCAATTGTAAACTCCATAATATTAACGTATAATATATAAATGTTTACAATATTGGCAGAAAACTCCTGATCAGGCCATGAAAGACAAATATATTTTCTGGCATGTTGAATGATTTGTGCGTATGAAATCATTTCCGGAGGTTGCAGCAAATAAAAACAGTCAGGCTCTTCGACGTTAGCCGTGGATTTTGTTCAAATCCACTCATTGTGTCGAGGAACCAACAGTCAGCACAGGGAATAGCCTTAGCGCGTGATAAATAATTACCATTTTTATCTGATCTTATCAGGGGAGTTCCGCAACAATGCAAAAGATTAAACAATCCATCAGCCTGACTGTTTCTGCAAACCAGAATTGGGTGCCTTTGCTTCAATGCGCTGCTCAAACAGCTGCTCAAGTGTTCGGACTTGATGACAAAAAATCTCTGCGTCTGACCATGGGTGTGGAAGAAGTGACTTTGTATCTGAGTCAGGAACAACCAGGCGCAGCAGTGAGCATTTTTCTGGAACAGTGCATCTCCCGTGTTCAGGCCAGGTTTGTCCTGACAGCAGACTCAACTGACCTGTCAGCCATGAATGTGGTTGCAGGCAATGATTCAGATGCAGCTGCTGACAACAACCTGTCATTGCTTCTGGCATCAAGGATGAGCGATGGACTCAGCGTAATTCGAGAGGGCAAAGATATTCATCTGATTCTGCTCCAGGAGCATGTTTATCCAAGTATTGAGCCTGTTTATTCTGATTCTCCTGATAAAGATTACTCTCCTGCATTGACCGTCAAAACTACCCGGGATGCGAATCTGATTTCTAATGCCTGTGCCCAGGCCCTGGGAATTTTCCCCCTGGAACAGGTTCCTGCCTGGTTTTCAACACCAGGCAAGGGCGTGGATCTAATAATGGCTGAAGAACTGTACGCAGCCACAGCCATGGATGAAAAGGGCAGGGTCTGCGGTCTTATCTGCTGGGAGCATGTTTCAGAAAAAAGCGTGATGTTTTCCGGTCCCTGGGTTTTTCGAGGAGGTGAACAATGTACTTCCATACTTCTGGAACATCTGATTGTTTCGCTGGCCAGGTCCAGGGCAGTCTGCCTGTTCAGTGATCTCAGGGTCAACCCTTTTGTGGAGCTGGAAAATCACGGTTTTGAACAATTATCTGAAATAGCTTCTTCATCTGAAACACATAAGCGTAAAGTATGGTTTCGCCACCTATGTGAAGATGAAGGACTTTGCATCTGGAGTCATCCCCAATGCACTTCTTTTCTGCAGCAATCCTATGATCGCCTGTATATTGCCCGCACCATCCAGAAGACCGTTGATTCCGGATGCCATACCTAT contains the following coding sequences:
- a CDS encoding type II toxin-antitoxin system RelE family toxin yields the protein MIWKVEFDDRARKELRRLDRQAQRGILAYLRNRIVTHEDPRRFGDPLRKNLSGFWKYRVGPYRVICEIQDGAVMVRVVRIGHRKNVYD
- a CDS encoding PDDEXK nuclease domain-containing protein, translated to MLVTLGQLNTYVSWYKKNMMSGGDNPPVGILLCTQKDHTLVEYALAGMDNHLFVSMYQLELPGKEEIQRFLEEVLREV
- a CDS encoding tetratricopeptide repeat protein, whose protein sequence is MLKYHLFLSSSPHLYLTTRHKLKYVSGKMKPSAADKKSGKRIYLNRCLLMDDNSGCLYLEYLPDSYTCSLYPYLYRAFADKGPEKNILSGMPDTLIVPRPRQNAQLVNFLQGQGIGVESPEPGFRKGSSVLGELTRYENNYEDDGLWMAPSTEWPVELADLNRYMMSLLKLFHNDLPVGRNPMSRAEVFYQAGQELRFPGEKKDYLAMLDQQTRQEVDDFENTFSASIRRQSQKVFTEKEWFKADEVFDEGMEYNWSGQAKKALQLYRRALEIHPGHVDAHVHIGNFLTRIGRYAQARKSYTSAVKQGRQQLGEIEPGDAWLDIDTRPFMRALHGLGLVLEKLQERNKALECYLELLKIDPDDHIGIRYLMGRVYHELGDFKQAEERYKIASDWPDGAWGLVWLYLEQNELYKASLAAVKALESNAHVPAVFLEYRYLMGDRVTHCSMYSQEQAVAYYQDYSLFLFHRKIKWHEFLKVFLSVPGINEKIREMKEARLPPEIPDHEAEALAAMVAEKLGQEMDG
- the relB gene encoding type II toxin-antitoxin system RelB family antitoxin translates to MLAIRLPGDIEKRLVDLAEKTGRTKTYYAREAIIEHLEDLEDYYLAVHRLENSPERTWSLEELEQEVDLEG